The following coding sequences lie in one Mycobacterium sp. DL440 genomic window:
- a CDS encoding SDR family NAD(P)-dependent oxidoreductase gives MRFDNKVAVVTGAASGIGRAIAVALADAGATVAAVDRDEAGLAQTVHTCADATAHVVDLADPKAVSTLRDDVVAAHGLPDVIVNAAGFDRVEPFMSNDDALWQSLVAVNFLGPVRLTHAFLETILAEGHTAKIVNIASDAGRVGSLGETVYAGTKGGLIAFTKSLAREMARHQINVNCVCPGPTDTSLFHSLPDKVRDGLIRAIPFRRVAKPEEVAKAVLFFASDDASFITGQVLSVSGGLTMAG, from the coding sequence GTGCGATTCGACAACAAAGTCGCCGTTGTCACGGGTGCAGCCTCGGGGATCGGTCGGGCCATCGCGGTCGCGCTGGCAGACGCCGGCGCCACTGTGGCCGCCGTCGACCGCGATGAAGCGGGCCTGGCGCAGACGGTGCACACCTGTGCCGACGCCACCGCGCACGTGGTCGATCTGGCCGACCCGAAGGCGGTGAGCACACTGCGCGACGACGTCGTGGCCGCGCACGGACTGCCCGATGTCATCGTCAATGCTGCGGGCTTCGACCGCGTCGAGCCCTTCATGTCGAACGACGACGCCCTCTGGCAGTCGTTGGTCGCGGTGAACTTTCTCGGACCCGTCCGGCTCACCCACGCCTTCCTCGAAACGATCCTCGCGGAGGGGCACACGGCAAAGATCGTCAACATAGCCAGCGATGCAGGCCGGGTGGGCAGTCTGGGGGAGACGGTCTACGCCGGTACCAAGGGCGGGCTGATCGCTTTCACCAAGTCGCTGGCGCGCGAGATGGCCCGCCATCAGATCAACGTCAACTGTGTTTGCCCTGGACCGACCGACACCTCGCTGTTCCATTCGCTTCCGGACAAGGTTCGCGACGGCCTGATCAGAGCCATCCCGTTCCGCCGGGTGGCCAAACCTGAGGAGGTCGCCAAGGCTGTGCTCTTTTTCGCCTCCGACGATGCCAGCTTCATTACTGGCCAAGTCCTCAGTGTCAGTGGAGGCTTGACCATGGCCGGTTGA